From Balneola sp. MJW-20:
GAGCTTTTACAATCGTGGATTACAATATCCCGATGATTTCATTATCTTTTGGAACCGCTTTCACAAAAACAGAATAAGTTCTTCATGACGGTAAAAACTACAGCCAAGACAGACGAAAAAAAGCAGCAGAGTACCGCTCAGCATGCTCAGGAACCCTACAAGTCAAAACATAAGATCCGCTTTGTCACTGCAGCAAGTCTTTTTGATGGCCACGATGCCAGTATAAACATAATGCGCAGGATCCTCCAAAGCAGTGGAGCAGAGGTGATTCACCTAGGGCATAACCGTTCTGTACATGAGATCGTCAATTGCGCAATCCAGGAAGATGTGCAGGGGATCGCGATCAGTTCTTACCAGGGAGGGCATGTAGAGTATTTTAAGTATATGATCGAATTGCTTCGTGAAAACGGTGCAGCACATATCAAAGTATTTGGAGGAGGTGGTGGTGTGATCGTGCAGGATGAAATTGATGAACTGCATGAAGCCGGTGTAACCCGCATATTTAGTGTAGAGGATGGAGCTAAAATGGGTCTACAGGGCATGATCAATTTCATGCTTGAGGAATGTGATTATGACCCCGTTGAGATCGCGAAACCGAACCTGAAAAAGATCAGTAGCAGTGAAGTCGCAGAATTGGCGAGAACCCTGACAGCTATTGAAAATGATCATACGGAATTAATTCGGTATGAAGAAGGTAAATTAAAGGCAGATAGTGATTTAACAATATCACCTGATAATAAAATCATTCCATTAGTTGGTATTACCGGTACCGGAGGGGCTGGTAAAAGTTCTCTTACAGATGAACTGGTCAGACGATTTCTGACCGAATTTAAAGATCTTAAGATCGGCATTATCTCCGTTGATCCCTCAAAGGTTAAGACCGGTGGAGCATTACTCGGAGACCGAATCCGGATGAACAGCATTGATACTGAGCGGGTGTTTATGCGATCCATGGCAACCAGGGCATCCAACCGTTCTACATCAAAGTCACTTAATGCGGCTATTGAATTATATAAATCTGCAGGTTTTGACCTGATCATTGTGGAAACCAGCGGTATTGGTCAGAGTGGCACAGAGATCGTTGAATTAACGGATATACCAATTTATGTGATGACCAGTGAATACGGTGCCGCTACTCAGCTTGAGAAGATCAACATGCTTGATCTGGCGGATCTGGTTGTACTGAACAAATTTGAGAAAAAGGGCTCTCTGGACGCCTTAAGAGACATCAGGAAGCAGATGATCCGCAACAGAGGAAGCTGGGATCTAAAGCCGGAAGAAATGCCGGTTTATCCTACTATTGCTGCTCAATTCAATGATGAAGGAGTTAACAGACTGTTTAAAGCAATTGTAGACCGGATTAATGAAAACTATGAAATCGGTTGGGAGACCGTTATTTATGATCAATCTGGTCCCGCAGAGGATCTGAACGCCCAGGCTATTATTCCGGGCAAAAGAGTTCGTTATCTGTCTGAGATCTCAGAAAGTGTAAGAGATTATCATGCTTGGGCAGAAGAACAGGTAGAGATCGCCAGTAAGCTGGATCAGGTATCCGGTACAATAGAACAGCTGGATAAATGGGATCCTGATCAGAAAGAAGTCATGGCGGAGAATCTTGGAGCCATGAAAGATCACTGGCTTTCAAAGCTGGATGCACTGCCTAAATCCATACTTGAAAACTGGGATGACCTGTTTGATCAGTATCAACAGGATTCCTTTGATGTGAAGATCCGAAATAAAGTCATAAAGAATAAATTGTTCCGGGAATCACTAAGCGGAATTAAAATTCCCCGCGTGGCATTACCGAAAACCAAGAATGCCGGAGAAAGACTTAAGTTTGCCCTTAAAGAAAATATCCCGGGTTATTT
This genomic window contains:
- a CDS encoding methylmalonyl-CoA mutase family protein, which gives rise to MTVKTTAKTDEKKQQSTAQHAQEPYKSKHKIRFVTAASLFDGHDASINIMRRILQSSGAEVIHLGHNRSVHEIVNCAIQEDVQGIAISSYQGGHVEYFKYMIELLRENGAAHIKVFGGGGGVIVQDEIDELHEAGVTRIFSVEDGAKMGLQGMINFMLEECDYDPVEIAKPNLKKISSSEVAELARTLTAIENDHTELIRYEEGKLKADSDLTISPDNKIIPLVGITGTGGAGKSSLTDELVRRFLTEFKDLKIGIISVDPSKVKTGGALLGDRIRMNSIDTERVFMRSMATRASNRSTSKSLNAAIELYKSAGFDLIIVETSGIGQSGTEIVELTDIPIYVMTSEYGAATQLEKINMLDLADLVVLNKFEKKGSLDALRDIRKQMIRNRGSWDLKPEEMPVYPTIAAQFNDEGVNRLFKAIVDRINENYEIGWETVIYDQSGPAEDLNAQAIIPGKRVRYLSEISESVRDYHAWAEEQVEIASKLDQVSGTIEQLDKWDPDQKEVMAENLGAMKDHWLSKLDALPKSILENWDDLFDQYQQDSFDVKIRNKVIKNKLFRESLSGIKIPRVALPKTKNAGERLKFALKENIPGYFPYTAGVFPFKREGEDPTRMFAGEGTPERTNKRFHYVSEGMPAARLSTAFDSVTLYGEDPGYRPDIYGKIGNSGVSICNLDDMKKLYSGFELTAPTTSVSMTINGPAPMILAMFMNTVIDQEVERYLKEEGKWKQAQKKMKAYFEKRGVDQPVYTNEIPEGNNEFGLGLLGITGDELVDPEVYEKIKSEALSVVRGTVQADILKEDQAQNTCIFSTEFALKMMGDIQSYFTEKKVRNYYSVSISGYHIAEAGANPITQAAFTLANGFTYVEYYLARGLNIDDFAHNLSFFFSNGLDPEYAVIGRVARRIWAVAMKNRYDANDRSQKLKYHIQTSGRSLHAKEIQFNDIRTTLQALMAIYDNCNSLHTNAYDEAITTPTEESVRRALAIQMIINKEMGTTKNENINQGSYFIEELTDLVEEAILTEFDRITERGGVLGAMESMYQRGKIQDESLYYETKKHTGELPIIGVNTFQSENEDEEQKPIELIRSTEEEKRQQINNLEAFWKRNESEAEEAINRLKEVARQNGNLFEELMETVKVASLGQISQALYEVGGQYRRNM